In the Harmonia axyridis chromosome 3, icHarAxyr1.1, whole genome shotgun sequence genome, one interval contains:
- the LOC123676823 gene encoding magnesium-dependent phosphatase 1-like, translating to MFKIGGNKPILIVFDLDFTLWPFWVDTHYSPPFEKRPDGTVVDKEGKTIKPFPQSTVVLKSLIDNGIQLGVASRTSEIQGAKQLIDFFDWSQYFSFVEIFPGCKTTHFERIRDQSGVAYKDMLFFDDEGRNIKDVEKMGVVSHLVKNGMNKDVVLKGIKKFNSAN from the exons ATGTTCAAAATAGGAGGAAATAAACCCATTCTAATTGTTTTCGATTTGG atTTCACCCTTTGGCCATTTTGGGTAGATACCCATTATTCtcccccatttgaaaaaag aCCTGATGGAACTGTTGTTGACAAAGAAGGGAAAACTATAAAGCCATTTCCTCAGTCTACAGTTGTCTTGAAAAGTCTTATTGATAATGGAATTCAATTAGGTGTAGCCTCTAGGACAAGTGAAATACAAGGCGCTAAACAgcttattgatttttttgattggagtcaatatttctcattcgtTGAGATATTTCCGGGATGCAAAACAACCCATTTCGAAAG GATAAGGGATCAAAGTGGAGTTGCATATAAGGACATGCTCTTCTTTGATGATGAGGGGAGAAATATCAAGGATGTGGAAAAAATGGGTGTCGTTTCTCATTTGGttaaaaatggaatgaataaGGATGTTGTTCTAAAaggtataaaaaaattcaacagtGCTAACTGA
- the LOC123676820 gene encoding very low-density lipoprotein receptor-like has translation MLKAMGMRAIFLFVFGCMVGLVNSAYPTTESIGNNIMPCSLRQFTCANKECIAISFFCDGEKDCKDGSDEDPVACSNSKNATCAEDEFKCVINGTCMPIHWQCDGDKDCSDGSDEDEQMCQNRSCGPDQFTCRSTSGECVPLIWMCDGHKDCNDGSDEWTCNETCRSDEFTCANGDCIQKKWMCDSMDDCGDGSDEKDCPIRTCDPKTEFQCNESHCIHLKWRCDGEKDCIDGRDEMNCTGGEIELPICGPDEFQCNDKITCIKKAWLCDGKKDCWDGGDESPTICPNITCRADQFQCRDKTCINGHLHCSGHPDCADGSDELDCGLTVARCNPKTHFDCGGGSCIPLSQVCNNQQDCPKWEDEPTDKCGTNECLINKGGCSQICVDMPIGYHCECKSGYKLVDNSTCRDINECEIPGSCSQICINENGGFKCDCEKGYLRDPRNLTKCKAIEGHASLLFAKRRDIRKISLDHHEMTSIVDNTNSATALDFVFRTGMIFWSDVTDKKIYKAPIDEGNDQSTVIDQDITTCDGLAVDWIYDHLYWTDTGKNSIELANFDGKMRKVLIQDNLDEPRAIALNPIEGWMFWTDWGAKPKIERAGMDGSHRQTIVSYDVKWPNGLTLDLMKKRIYWVDAKLNIISSCDYNGSNRRIILNTAEYLRHPFSITTFEDWVYWTDWDKAAVFKANKFTGGEVQSVTSSFEVQNPMVIHVYHPYRQPDGENYCQAVNGHCSHLCLPAPQINKHSPKISCACPEGLRMLPDSLTCVQDEISTTTDHEKVTNRTIQTKPYIPKNTNKTKEHNEMADNSGVIAGVAIAITLIALTILGIILYCIYRHYADRNITSMNFDNPVYRKTTEDQFSLEKGKFQPTRPYLSTVGEEAQHPLTSANTNDLPY, from the coding sequence ATGTTGAAAGCAATGGGCATGAGAGCAATTTTCTTGTTTGTGTTTGGCTGCATGGTAGGTTTAGTGAACAGTGCATATCCAACAACCGAATCTATTGGAAACAATATCATGCCATGTTCTTTAAGACAGTTTACTTGTGCGAATAAAGAATGTATAGCAATCTCATTTTTTTGTGACGGTGAGAAAGACTGTAAAGATGGTTCAGACGAGGATCCAGTCGCTTGCTCAAACTCTAAAAATGCTACCTGTGCCGAAGACGAGTTCAAATGTGTGATCAATGGTACTTGTATGCCAATTCACTGGCAATGTGACGGAGATAAAGACTGCAGTGATGGTAGTGATGAAGACGAACAAATGTGCCAAAATAGAAGCTGTGGTCCAGATCAATTCACCTGCCGCTCAACTTCTGGTGAATGTGTTCCTCTAATTTGGATGTGTGATGGTCATAAAGATTGTAACGATGGAAGTGATGAATGGACATGTAATGAAACTTGTAGATCAGACGAATTCACATGTGCCAATGGTGAttgtatacaaaaaaaatggaTGTGTGATTCTATGGATGATTGTGGAGATGGTTCTGATGAAAAAGATTGTCCCATAAGAACTTGTGATCCTAAAACAGAATTCCAATGTAATGAAAGCCACTGCATACATTTGAAATGGAGATGCGATGGTGAAAAAGATTGCATAGATGGCAGAGATGAAATGAATTGTACTGGTGGTGAAATTGAACTACCCATTTGTGGTCCTGATGAATTTCAGTGTAATGATAAAATAACCTGCATTAAAAAAGCGTGGTTGTGTGATGGTAAAAAGGACTGTTGGGACGGAGGAGATGAATCACCAACAATTTGTCCAAATATTACTTGTCGTGCGGACCAGTTTCAATGTAGGGATAAGACTTGCATCAATGGTCATCTCCATTGCTCGGGTCACCCAGATTGTGCTGATGGAAGTGATGAACTGGATTGCGGTTTAACAGTCGCTAGGTGCAACCCGAAAACCCACTTTGACTGTGGTGGTGGTAGTTGTATTCCTCTATCACAAGTCTGTAACAATCAACAAGATTGTCCTAAATGGGAAGATGAACCTACTGACAAATGTGGTACGAACGAATGTTTGATTAACAAAGGGGGGTGCTCTCAAATATGTGTAGATATGCCAATAGGCTATCATTGTGAATGTAAATCAGGCTATAAGCTAGTAGATAACTCTACTTGTAGAGATATAAACGAATGTGAGATTCCAGGCAGTTGTTCCCAAATTTGTATCAATGAGAATGGAGGATTCAAATGCGATTGTGAAAAAGGCTACCTCAGAGATCCAAGAAATTTGACAAAATGTAAAGCTATTGAAGGTCATGCTTCTTTATTATTTGCAAAACGAAGGGACATACGTAAAATATCACTTGACCACCACGAAATGACTAGTATAGTTGATAACACTAACTCAGCCACAGCTTTGGACTTTGTTTTTCGAACAGGAATGATTTTCTGGAGTGATGTAAcagataaaaaaatatataaagctCCAATTGATGAAGGTAACGATCAATCAACAGTTATAGATCAAGATATCACAACTTGTGATGGTTTGGCTGTAGACTGGATTTACGATCACTTATACTGGACTGATACAGGCAAAAATAGCATCGAATTGGCTAATTTCGatggaaaaatgaggaaagttcTGATTCAAGACAACTTGGATGAGCCAAGGGCCATTGCTCTGAATCCTATAGAAGGCTGGATGTTCTGGACAGATTGGGGCGCCAAGCCAAAGATTGAGCGAGCTGGAATGGATGGATCTCATCGTCAAACTATAGTATCATACGATGTCAAATGGCCTAATGGTTTAACATTAGATTTGATGAAGAAACGTATCTATTGGGTGGATGCGAAACTAAACATCATATCATCTTGTGATTATAATGGCAGCAATAGAAGAATCATTTTGAATACTGCAGAGTATCTACGACATCCATTTTCAATCACAACATTCGAAGATTGGGTTTACTGGACTGACTGGGACAAAGCTGCTGTGTTTAAAGCTAACAAATTCACAGGTGGGGAAGTGCAGTCGGTAACATCCTCTTTTGAAGTACAAAATCCCATGGTGATCCATGTGTATCACCCTTATCGTCAACCAGATGGGGAAAATTACTGTCAAGCAGTTAATGGTCACTGTTCACATTTATGTCTACCTGCACCTCAAATCAACAAGCATTCTCCAAAGATATCATGTGCTTGTCCTGAAGGATTAAGAATGTTGCCAGATAGTTTAACTTGTGTTCAAGATGAAATATCAACTACTACAGATCATGAAAAAGTTACTAATAGAACCATTCAAACTAAACCTTATATTCCTAAGAATACCAACAAAACTAAAGAACACAATGAAATGGCTGATAATTCTGGTGTTATAGCTGGAGTTGCTATTGCAATCACTCTGATAGCTTTGACTATCCTTGGTATCATTTTATATTGCATATACAGACATTATGCAGATAGGAACATAACATCCATGAATTTCGATAATCCTGTTTATCGGAAAACAACTGAAGATCAATTCTCATTAGAAAAAGGTAAATTTCAGCCAACAAGACCATATCTTAGTACCGTCGGGGAAGAAGCTCAACATCCCCTTACCAGTGCCAACACAAACGACCTTCCTTATTAG